A single Acidobacteriota bacterium DNA region contains:
- a CDS encoding S9 family peptidase: protein MGRRITPRDLVGLRVPEDPAISPDGERVVFTLTETDFGRGEIRAQLHVAPDGEEREGCRQITFGLRDSGAAAWAPDGRSLAFVTFRPQPHEDEEDDRREDGGERYQVFLLPWNGGEARRLTEAPEGVDLFRFWPDGSAVVTLGPEPRPPAVRAWRRRREENRDDPQVEHREIPFQEICRHPLDGGRPERLLGGRRGVEDFDVSPDGRLLAYATNHTGRPGDADRTEIVVRDLRTGRERRASRGRGGAETTPRFTADGRYLLFHGWADPSISYSRQELFAVPVDDPSAPPRPLLEGVDRDLEEFVVLPDGRAAVLVAWGLESRIILVDPATGRWEPLPLEGRTIWHIAAARTDGRLAAVVEDGSSLPQVARIDSGTGEIELLTRLHEEAQDWQRARRRRIRWRCDGFEHEGLLLLPPEPGDRPPPALVWIHGGPHWRVQDTLRVYDAEAIAAEGFAVFMPQYRGSSGYGSRYALASRGDLGGGDARDILAGVEAIVGQRLVDPERLAVAGASYGGYMTNWLLATSDRFRAGISIAGIFDLAQDYTTSEFSSWEVHYLGEPPWRAADLYRERSPLTQVESITAPVLILHGLEDDTTPFTNSKALHRALTALGREVELVYYPREGHGIFEPAHRVDALHRILDWLARHLRGERATRAAGLEIEAGDVRLLSLGHQTRRDYAGVRPLEGRIFLEVAFVLRAAEGGPEVMRLVPCGAGADVVLRDARGDLYRPVGVPVEVQGQPVLMSGHGELEAWCGEEGRPAALPVRCVFEIPDEPGLYRLAVRDLPEVVLDVLPEPEEEGAADEAPAGEEPDDRSTGSG, encoded by the coding sequence ATGGGCCGACGCATCACGCCGCGCGACCTCGTCGGCCTCCGCGTCCCGGAGGATCCGGCGATCTCCCCCGACGGGGAGCGGGTGGTCTTCACCCTGACCGAGACCGACTTCGGCCGCGGCGAGATTCGGGCGCAGCTCCACGTGGCCCCGGACGGGGAGGAGAGGGAGGGCTGCCGGCAGATCACCTTCGGCCTCAGGGACTCCGGCGCGGCGGCCTGGGCGCCCGACGGCCGCTCGCTCGCGTTCGTGACGTTCCGCCCCCAGCCGCACGAGGACGAGGAGGACGACCGGCGCGAGGACGGGGGGGAGCGCTACCAGGTCTTCCTTCTTCCCTGGAACGGGGGCGAGGCGAGGCGGCTCACGGAGGCCCCCGAAGGGGTCGATCTGTTCCGGTTCTGGCCGGACGGCTCCGCGGTGGTGACCCTCGGACCGGAGCCGCGCCCGCCCGCGGTGCGGGCATGGCGGAGGCGGCGGGAGGAGAACCGCGACGATCCGCAGGTGGAGCATCGGGAGATCCCGTTCCAGGAAATCTGCCGGCATCCGCTCGATGGGGGACGGCCGGAGCGCCTTCTGGGCGGCCGCCGAGGCGTCGAGGACTTCGACGTCTCGCCGGATGGCCGCCTCCTCGCGTACGCGACCAACCACACCGGCCGGCCGGGGGACGCGGATCGAACCGAGATCGTCGTCCGCGATCTCCGGACGGGCCGCGAGCGACGCGCCTCCCGCGGGCGAGGCGGGGCCGAGACGACTCCCCGGTTCACCGCCGACGGGCGGTACCTCCTCTTCCACGGATGGGCCGATCCGTCCATCTCGTACAGCCGCCAGGAGCTGTTCGCGGTTCCGGTCGACGATCCCTCGGCCCCTCCGCGGCCGCTGCTGGAAGGGGTGGACCGCGATCTCGAGGAGTTCGTCGTCCTCCCGGACGGGCGGGCGGCAGTGCTGGTCGCATGGGGTCTCGAGTCGCGGATCATCCTCGTCGACCCCGCCACCGGCCGGTGGGAACCGCTGCCGCTGGAAGGCCGGACGATCTGGCACATCGCCGCCGCCCGAACCGACGGGCGCCTGGCTGCCGTGGTCGAGGACGGCTCGTCCCTGCCCCAGGTGGCCCGCATCGACTCGGGGACGGGAGAGATCGAGCTGCTGACGCGGCTCCACGAGGAAGCGCAGGACTGGCAGCGCGCCCGGCGCCGGCGCATCCGCTGGCGGTGCGACGGGTTCGAGCACGAGGGACTGCTCCTCCTGCCGCCCGAGCCGGGCGACCGCCCGCCGCCCGCGCTCGTGTGGATCCACGGCGGGCCGCACTGGAGGGTCCAGGACACGCTCCGGGTTTACGACGCGGAAGCGATCGCCGCCGAGGGGTTCGCCGTGTTCATGCCTCAGTACCGGGGCTCCTCGGGATACGGCTCGCGATACGCGCTGGCGTCGCGAGGCGATCTCGGGGGAGGCGACGCGCGCGACATTCTCGCCGGCGTCGAGGCGATCGTCGGCCAGCGCCTGGTGGATCCCGAGCGGCTGGCGGTGGCGGGGGCGAGCTACGGCGGTTACATGACGAACTGGTTGCTGGCCACCAGCGACCGGTTCCGGGCCGGCATCTCCATCGCCGGGATCTTCGATCTGGCCCAGGACTACACGACGTCGGAGTTCTCCTCCTGGGAGGTCCACTACCTCGGCGAGCCGCCCTGGCGCGCCGCCGATCTGTACCGCGAGCGTTCCCCCCTGACGCAGGTGGAGTCGATCACAGCCCCGGTGTTGATCCTCCACGGACTCGAGGACGACACGACCCCATTCACCAACAGCAAGGCCCTGCACCGCGCCCTGACGGCGCTGGGCCGGGAAGTCGAGCTGGTCTACTACCCGCGCGAGGGGCACGGGATCTTCGAACCGGCGCATCGGGTCGACGCGCTCCACCGCATCCTGGACTGGCTCGCGCGCCACCTTCGGGGCGAACGGGCCACCCGTGCCGCCGGTCTCGAGATCGAGGCCGGCGACGTCCGCCTCCTGTCCCTCGGACACCAGACGCGCCGGGACTACGCGGGGGTCCGTCCCCTCGAGGGGCGCATCTTCCTCGAGGTGGCTTTCGTGCTGAGGGCGGCGGAGGGCGGTCCCGAGGTGATGCGGCTCGTGCCCTGCGGGGCCGGAGCGGACGTGGTGCTGCGCGATGCGCGGGGCGACCTCTACCGGCCGGTCGGGGTGCCGGTCGAGGTCCAAGGGCAGCCGGTCCTGATGAGCGGACACGGAGAGCTGGAGGCGTGGTGCGGCGAGGAGGGGAGGCCGGCCGCCCTTCCGGTGCGGTGCGTGTTCGAGATCCCGGACGAGCCGGGGCTGTACCGGCTCGCCGTGCGCGATCTGCCGGAGGTGGTCCTCGACGTGCTGCCGGAGCCGGAAGAGGAGGGCGCGGCCGACGAGGCGCCCGCCGGGGAAGAGCCCGACGACCGGTCAACCGGATCGGGATGA